The following coding sequences lie in one Arthrobacter sp. SLBN-122 genomic window:
- the hutU gene encoding urocanate hydratase yields the protein MAPADFTTGARPVKAARGTELTAKSWQTEAPLRMLMNNLDPEVAERPDDLVVYGGTGRAVRSWAAFDAITRTLETMEKDETLLVQSGKPVGVFRTNEWAPRVLLANSNLVGDWANWPEFRRLEAEGLMMYGQMTAGSWIYIGTQGILQGTFETFAAIARKLTGDDNGTLAGTLTLTGGCGGMGGAQPLAVTLNDGACLIVDVDETRLRRRAGKRYLDEVETDLDAAIAKVLKAKEERRGWSVGYVGNAAEVFPEILRRHKAGELTVDIVTDQTSAHDPLSYLPEGISVQEWHREAEADPEGFTKKAQASMARHVQAMVEFQDAGAEVFDYGNSIRDEARKGGYSRAFEFPGFVPAYIRPLFCEGLGPFRWVALSGDPEDIRVTDEAIKELFPENKHLHRWIDAAQERVEFEGLPARICWLGYGERAKAGLLFNQLVKDGKVKAPIVIGRDHLDSGSVASPYRETEAMQDGSDAIADWPMLNALLNTASGATWVSLHHGGGVGIGRSIHAGQVSVADGTDLAARKLERLLTNDPGMGVIRHADAGYERALDVAKERGVRIPMNENR from the coding sequence ATGGCACCCGCCGATTTCACCACCGGTGCCCGCCCGGTCAAAGCAGCCCGCGGCACCGAGCTCACCGCCAAGTCCTGGCAGACCGAAGCGCCGCTGCGCATGCTGATGAACAACCTGGACCCGGAGGTGGCCGAGCGCCCCGACGACCTGGTGGTCTACGGCGGCACCGGCCGGGCCGTCCGCTCCTGGGCCGCCTTTGATGCCATAACCCGCACCCTGGAAACCATGGAAAAGGACGAAACCCTCCTGGTCCAGTCCGGCAAGCCGGTGGGGGTGTTCCGCACCAACGAGTGGGCTCCCCGCGTCCTGCTGGCCAACTCGAACCTGGTGGGCGACTGGGCGAACTGGCCCGAATTCCGCCGTCTCGAGGCCGAGGGCCTGATGATGTACGGCCAGATGACCGCCGGTTCCTGGATCTACATCGGCACGCAGGGCATCCTGCAGGGGACCTTCGAAACCTTCGCCGCGATCGCCCGCAAGCTCACCGGGGACGACAACGGCACCCTCGCCGGCACCCTCACCTTGACCGGCGGCTGCGGCGGCATGGGCGGCGCCCAGCCGCTCGCCGTCACCCTGAACGACGGCGCCTGCCTGATTGTCGACGTCGACGAAACCCGGCTGCGCCGCCGCGCCGGCAAACGCTACCTGGATGAGGTGGAAACCGACCTCGACGCCGCCATCGCCAAGGTGCTCAAGGCCAAGGAGGAGCGCCGCGGCTGGTCAGTGGGCTACGTGGGCAACGCCGCCGAAGTCTTCCCCGAGATCCTGCGCCGCCACAAGGCCGGCGAACTGACCGTGGACATCGTCACGGACCAGACCTCCGCCCACGACCCCCTGTCCTACCTGCCTGAGGGCATTTCGGTGCAGGAGTGGCACCGCGAAGCCGAGGCCGATCCTGAAGGTTTCACCAAGAAGGCCCAGGCGTCCATGGCCCGGCACGTGCAGGCAATGGTGGAATTCCAGGATGCCGGCGCCGAGGTGTTCGACTACGGCAACTCGATCCGCGACGAAGCCCGCAAGGGCGGCTACAGCAGGGCCTTCGAATTCCCGGGCTTCGTTCCGGCCTACATCCGGCCCCTGTTCTGCGAAGGGCTTGGCCCGTTCCGCTGGGTTGCCCTGTCCGGCGACCCGGAAGACATCCGCGTCACGGACGAGGCCATCAAGGAGCTCTTCCCGGAAAACAAGCACCTGCACCGCTGGATCGATGCCGCCCAGGAACGCGTCGAGTTCGAAGGCCTGCCGGCACGCATCTGCTGGCTCGGCTACGGTGAGCGCGCCAAGGCCGGCCTGCTGTTCAACCAGCTCGTGAAGGACGGCAAGGTCAAGGCCCCCATCGTCATCGGCCGCGACCACCTGGACTCGGGCTCGGTCGCCTCGCCGTACCGCGAAACCGAAGCCATGCAGGACGGCTCGGACGCCATCGCCGACTGGCCCATGCTCAACGCCCTGCTGAACACCGCCTCCGGTGCCACCTGGGTGTCCCTGCACCACGGCGGCGGCGTGGGCATCGGCCGGTCCATCCACGCCGGCCAGGTATCCGTGGCTGACGGCACCGACCTCGCCGCCCGGAAACTCGAACGCCTCCTCACCAACGACCCCGGCATGGGTGTTATCCGCCACGCCGACGCCGGCTACGAGCGCGCCCTCGACGTCGCCAAAGAGCGCGGCGTCCGCATCCCCATGAACGAGAACCGCTAA
- the hutH gene encoding histidine ammonia-lyase, with the protein MTVPTNSLTSQARPGNPVRVGPTHEPLTVALGSVGVTPEDVLAVARHNAKVGISPDALDTVARVRAHIDGLASSDVPAYGISTGFGALANRHIPNELRTQLQKSLIRSHAAGMGPAVEREVVRCIMFLRAKTLASGRTGVRPVVLQTMVDVLNAGITPVVREFGSLGCSGDLAPLSHCALVLMGEGEAEGPDGVTYGGRGERTVAELLAEHGIEPVTLAEKEGLALVNGTEGMLGMLLMAIADLRQLLTTADITAALSVEALLGTDQVFLPELHAALRPHPGQAASADNMLRVLSDSPIVASHRVGDSRVQDAYSLRCAPQVAGAVRDTVDHAELVATRELAAAIDNPVVLPDGRVSSNGNFHGAPVAYVLDYLAIAVADLSSIAERRTDRMLDPARSHGLPAFLAADPGVDSGLMIAQYTQAGLVSDNKRLAVPASVDSIPSSAMQEDHVSMGWHAARKLRKAVENLRRVLAIELVTSARALDIRTQLSGGVLTPGPAGAAVVAALREVVEGPGTDRFLSPELEAADRLVASGNVLRAAESAVGPLA; encoded by the coding sequence ATGACCGTCCCCACGAACTCCCTAACCTCGCAAGCTCGGCCAGGGAACCCTGTCCGCGTGGGCCCAACTCACGAACCGCTGACCGTCGCCCTTGGCTCCGTCGGCGTCACGCCTGAGGATGTGCTCGCCGTCGCGCGCCACAACGCCAAGGTGGGCATCTCCCCGGACGCCCTGGACACCGTCGCCAGGGTCCGCGCCCACATCGACGGCCTCGCTTCCAGCGACGTCCCTGCCTACGGCATCTCCACCGGTTTCGGCGCCCTGGCCAACCGCCACATCCCCAACGAACTGCGCACGCAGCTCCAGAAAAGCCTGATCCGCAGCCACGCCGCGGGCATGGGACCGGCGGTTGAACGTGAAGTGGTCCGCTGCATCATGTTCCTGCGCGCCAAGACCCTGGCCTCCGGCCGCACCGGTGTCCGCCCCGTGGTCCTGCAGACCATGGTGGACGTCCTCAACGCCGGCATCACCCCGGTGGTCCGCGAGTTCGGCTCGCTCGGCTGCTCCGGTGACCTGGCACCGCTGTCCCACTGCGCCCTGGTCCTGATGGGCGAAGGGGAGGCGGAAGGGCCCGACGGCGTGACATACGGCGGGCGGGGAGAGCGGACTGTCGCTGAGCTGCTGGCAGAACACGGCATCGAGCCGGTTACGCTGGCCGAAAAGGAAGGCCTGGCACTGGTCAACGGCACCGAGGGCATGCTGGGCATGCTCCTGATGGCCATCGCAGACCTTCGCCAACTGCTGACGACGGCGGACATCACCGCCGCGCTCAGCGTCGAGGCGCTGCTGGGCACCGACCAGGTATTCCTGCCCGAGCTGCACGCCGCGCTTCGGCCGCACCCCGGCCAGGCCGCCAGTGCGGACAACATGCTGCGGGTGCTGTCCGATTCACCCATCGTCGCTTCCCACCGGGTGGGGGATTCCCGGGTTCAGGATGCATACTCACTGCGCTGCGCCCCGCAGGTTGCCGGTGCCGTCCGCGACACTGTTGACCACGCCGAACTGGTGGCCACGCGGGAACTGGCTGCAGCGATCGACAACCCCGTGGTCCTTCCCGACGGCCGCGTCAGCTCCAACGGCAACTTCCACGGCGCGCCCGTGGCTTACGTCCTGGACTACCTGGCCATCGCGGTGGCGGACCTCAGCTCCATCGCCGAACGCCGCACCGACCGCATGCTGGATCCTGCCCGTTCGCATGGCCTGCCGGCTTTCCTCGCGGCTGACCCCGGCGTGGACTCCGGGCTGATGATCGCCCAATACACGCAGGCCGGCCTGGTCTCGGACAACAAGCGGCTTGCCGTTCCGGCGTCCGTGGACTCGATCCCGAGTTCGGCCATGCAGGAGGACCACGTATCCATGGGCTGGCACGCGGCACGGAAGCTCCGCAAGGCTGTGGAGAACCTCCGCCGGGTCCTGGCCATCGAACTGGTCACCTCGGCCCGCGCGCTGGACATCCGCACGCAGCTCTCCGGTGGGGTCCTGACGCCCGGGCCTGCGGGTGCCGCTGTGGTGGCCGCGCTCCGCGAGGTGGTGGAGGGACCGGGGACGGACAGGTTCCTGTCGCCGGAACTGGAAGCGGCGGACCGCCTGGTGGCCTCCGGTAACGTCCTTCGGGCGGCTGAATCCGCCGTCGGGCCGCTCGCCTGA
- a CDS encoding fumarylacetoacetate hydrolase family protein: MKIMRLGESGREQPAVLVSSADGTNRYFSLLPLTADVDGAFLGAGGLGRVRKALEAGELPALEGAAALRVGSPVARPGSVVGIGMNYAAHAAESGAEPPAIPVVFLKPSNTVTGPCDPAPLPPRSTHYDWEVELGIVIGREASYLGSVEEAAGCIAGYVTANDLSEREYQLPGAAGQWTKGKSLPGSTPLGPWLVPADGIDGGNLRLRSWVNGEPRQDSSSSELIFDAPTLVHHCSQYMRLEPGDVILTGTPQGVALSGRFPYLQPGDVVEVEVEGLGRQRQELFRAPAAVSA; this comes from the coding sequence ATGAAGATCATGCGCCTTGGCGAAAGCGGCAGAGAACAGCCTGCCGTGCTGGTGTCTTCGGCGGACGGAACCAACCGGTACTTCAGCCTGCTGCCCCTGACCGCGGATGTGGATGGAGCGTTCCTTGGCGCGGGCGGACTGGGCAGGGTGCGCAAAGCACTGGAGGCCGGGGAACTGCCGGCCCTGGAAGGCGCGGCTGCGCTCCGGGTTGGTTCCCCCGTAGCCCGGCCCGGCTCGGTGGTGGGCATCGGGATGAACTATGCCGCCCATGCCGCGGAGTCAGGGGCCGAGCCGCCCGCCATTCCCGTCGTCTTCCTCAAGCCCAGCAATACCGTCACGGGCCCCTGTGATCCCGCCCCGTTGCCGCCCCGCTCCACACACTACGACTGGGAAGTGGAACTGGGCATCGTGATCGGCAGGGAAGCCAGCTACCTCGGCTCGGTGGAAGAAGCCGCGGGATGCATTGCCGGGTATGTCACGGCCAACGACTTGTCTGAGCGGGAATACCAGTTGCCCGGAGCGGCCGGGCAATGGACCAAGGGCAAGTCCCTTCCCGGGTCAACGCCCCTGGGGCCCTGGCTGGTTCCGGCTGACGGGATCGACGGCGGCAACCTGCGGCTGCGCAGTTGGGTGAATGGTGAGCCGCGCCAGGATTCCTCGTCCTCGGAGCTTATCTTTGATGCGCCCACGCTGGTCCACCACTGCAGCCAGTACATGCGGCTGGAACCGGGCGACGTGATCCTCACCGGAACGCCCCAGGGGGTGGCCCTCAGCGGCCGCTTCCCCTACCTTCAGCCGGGCGACGTAGTGGAGGTGGAGGTGGAGGGACTGGGCCGCCAGCGCCAGGAGTTGTTCCGGGCACCGGCGGCCGTTTCGGCCTAA
- a CDS encoding universal stress protein, which yields MTVVVGYVPTPEGEAALTQAITEARKSNSTLVLINSSKGESTVDSRFAPDGEIQDIEQRLAGQGIEYVIKRPVRGHDAAAEVLDAAEEHNADLIVIGLRRRTPVGKLIMGSTSQRILLEADCPVLAVKAG from the coding sequence ATGACCGTCGTTGTGGGATACGTCCCGACCCCCGAGGGCGAAGCTGCCCTGACCCAGGCCATCACCGAAGCCCGGAAGAGCAACAGCACACTGGTGCTGATCAACTCCTCCAAGGGTGAGTCCACGGTGGACAGCCGCTTTGCCCCGGACGGCGAAATCCAGGACATCGAGCAGCGGCTGGCCGGCCAGGGCATCGAGTACGTGATCAAGCGGCCGGTCCGCGGCCACGATGCCGCGGCTGAGGTGCTGGACGCCGCCGAGGAACACAACGCCGACCTGATCGTGATCGGCCTGCGCCGCCGCACGCCCGTGGGCAAGCTGATCATGGGCAGCACGTCCCAGCGCATCCTGCTGGAGGCGGACTGCCCGGTCCTGGCCGTCAAAGCGGGTTAG